In one window of Buchnera aphidicola (Schlechtendalia chinensis) DNA:
- a CDS encoding tRNA CCA-pyrophosphorylase (catalyzes the addition and repair of the 3'-terminal CCA sequence in tRNA; these proteins belong to the CCA-adding enzyme subfamily 2 which does not have phosphohydrolase activity), translating to MKIYLVGGAVRDELLNVPIKDRDWVVIGATPKMLLNLNFRKVGKDFPVFLHPISKEEYSLARIERKCGFGYTGFKTNYCKTVTLKEDLKRRDLTINAIAKDKNGNYIDFFNGLEDLRNRTFRHVSLAFCEDPLRIFRVARFSAAFNHFGFRIASETMKLMINMANSKELLYLTKDRIWKETEKAFNTSNPHVYFQILYNCNVLYIIFPEINLVYQNQFFNINKTFQAVYFKFNFSMEVAKVSKLSNELDIKFAYICGIICYFKIFNIDFFSLEVQINYSKELVEKFCNRLCVPSKIKNLSVIFSKYFKFLSVIHLQSSKNIVVFLNNVDAWRKPDRIYKLSTLIDLYMLCFMNVNISNVFQGTFLKNVFEVSQNISTKCIINSGFSGIEVRFELTRLRIIKIDRWRNLYHNLKVTQK from the coding sequence ATGAAAATATATTTAGTAGGAGGTGCTGTACGAGACGAATTACTGAATGTTCCAATTAAAGATAGAGATTGGGTAGTTATTGGAGCTACTCCAAAAATGCTGTTAAACTTAAATTTTAGAAAGGTAGGTAAAGATTTTCCTGTTTTCTTGCATCCTATTAGTAAAGAAGAATATTCTTTAGCGAGGATTGAGAGGAAATGTGGTTTTGGATATACAGGTTTTAAAACCAATTATTGCAAAACAGTGACCTTGAAAGAAGATTTAAAACGTAGAGACTTGACAATTAATGCTATAGCAAAAGATAAAAATGGAAATTATATTGATTTCTTCAACGGTTTAGAAGATCTTAGAAATAGAACTTTTCGACATGTTTCTTTGGCTTTTTGCGAAGATCCTTTAAGAATTTTTAGAGTGGCGAGATTTTCTGCAGCTTTTAATCATTTTGGTTTCAGGATTGCATCAGAAACCATGAAATTAATGATTAATATGGCGAATAGTAAAGAGTTGTTATATTTAACTAAAGATAGGATTTGGAAAGAAACGGAGAAAGCATTTAATACTTCTAACCCTCATGTATATTTTCAAATTTTATATAATTGTAATGTTTTGTATATTATATTTCCTGAAATTAATTTAGTATATCAGAATCAGTTTTTTAATATTAATAAAACTTTTCAAGCAGTATATTTTAAATTTAATTTTTCTATGGAAGTCGCCAAGGTTTCGAAATTAAGTAATGAATTAGATATTAAATTTGCTTATATATGCGGAATTATTTGTTATTTTAAAATATTTAATATTGATTTTTTTTCTTTAGAAGTTCAAATTAATTATTCAAAAGAGTTAGTCGAGAAATTTTGTAATCGTTTATGCGTTCCGTCGAAGATTAAAAATTTGTCTGTTATTTTTTCTAAATATTTTAAATTTTTGAGTGTAATTCATTTACAATCTTCGAAAAATATTGTTGTTTTTTTAAACAATGTGGATGCGTGGAGAAAACCTGATAGGATATACAAATTATCTACGTTAATTGATTTATATATGTTATGTTTTATGAATGTGAATATTTCCAATGTGTTTCAAGGAACTTTCTTAAAAAATGTGTTTGAAGTTTCTCAAAATATTTCTACTAAATGTATTATAAATTCGGGATTTTCAGGAATTGAAGTGCGTTTTGAATTAACTCGTTTGAGAATAATTAAAATTGATAGGTGGAGAAATTTATATCATAATTTAAAAGTAACACAAAAATAG